The DNA window TAATTTTTGCGAATTTGGTTTGTAATATTACTTGATAATTTGACCGGTCAAAACGGTGGAATCAAAAAAAACCATTAACGCATCTATCATCCTTCATAGTTCGTTTCATGCAATCTTTTATTGCGCTTTCGCTTTATATATGGGGGAGAGGTTCCTCAGTTTCGTTACGATCTCGGGGATCTTTTCCAGCGCGTAGTCCACGTCCTCGTCCGAGTTTCCGTATCCGAGGCTGAACCTGAGTGACCCCTGGGCATCTACGGGGTCCACCCGCATCCCGGTCAGGACGTACGAGGGTTCGGTTGAACCGGAGGTGCAGGCAGAGCCCGTTGAGGCGGCTATGCCCACCATGTCGAGAGCTACGATGAG is part of the Deltaproteobacteria bacterium genome and encodes:
- a CDS encoding cysteine desulfurase NifS → LIVALDMVGIAASTGSACTSGSTEPSYVLTGMRVDPVDAQGSLRFSLGYGNSDEDVDYALEKIPEIVTKLRNLSPIYKAKAQ